A window of Zingiber officinale cultivar Zhangliang chromosome 5A, Zo_v1.1, whole genome shotgun sequence contains these coding sequences:
- the LOC121982234 gene encoding ribonucleoside-diphosphate reductase small chain-like, which translates to MPSVPPSFAPAAPVPAVGGEAEYEPLLAPKSKRFRSFPIAYPSIWELYKKAQASSWTAEEVDLSQDLGDWHHRLSSDERHFISRVLAFFAASDSIVIENLAARFSQEVKLFEARTFYDFQKAIEGIHTEMYALLLDTYIKDNNEKEHLFDAIETIPSVARKANWALRWIESSESFAERLVAFACVEGIFFSGSFCAIFWLKKRGLMPGLTFSNELISRDEGLHCEFACLLYSLLRSKLSEERVRSIVADAVDIEREFVCDSLPVALIGMNSELMSQYIKFVADHLLRALGYENMYMVSNPFDWMELISLQGKTNFFEKRVGEYQMASVMSSLNSHEANHEFKLDEDF; encoded by the coding sequence ATGCCGTCGGTGCCACCTTCCTTCGCCCCTGCCGCCCCCGTCCCCGCCGTCGGAGGAGAAGCGGAGTACGAGCCCTTGTTGGCACCGAAGTCCAAACGCTTCCGTTCCTTTCCCATCGCCTACCCGTCCATTTGGGAGTTATACAAAAAGGCCCAGGCCTCTTCTTGGACTGCGGAGGAAGTTGATCTCTCGCAGGACCTCGGGGACTGGCACCATCGCCTCTCCTCCGATGAGCGCCACTTCATCTCCCGTGTTCTGGCCTTCTTCGCTGCCTCCGACAGCATCGTGATAGAGAACCTTGCCGCTCGGTTCTCTCAAGAGGTGAAACTCTTCGAGGCCCGCACCTTCTATGACTTCCAGAAGGCGATTGAGGGCATTCACACTGAGATGTACGCGCTTCTTCTTGATACCTACATCAAGGACAACAATGAGAAGGAGCATCTCTTCGATGCTATCGAGACTATTCCTTCCGTCGCTCGCAAGGCTAATTGGGCTCTGCGATGGATTGAATCATCCGAATCCTTTGCCGAGCGACTCGTTGCCTTTGCTTGCGTCGAGGGCATTTTCTTTTCTGGTTCCTTCTGTGCTATCTTCTGGCTAAAGAAGCGTGGATTGATGCCGGGCCTTACCTTTTCAAATGAACTCATATCTCGTGATGAAGGTCTTCATTGTGAATTTGCTTGTCTCCTCTATAGCCTCCTCCGTAGTAAGCTCTCAGAGGAAAGGGTGCGGTCTATCGTTGCCGACGCTGTTGATATTGAGCGGGAATTTGTCTGTGATTCCCTTCCTGTTGCCCTTATTGGGATGAATAGTGAACTCATGAGCCAGTACATTAAGTTCGTTGCAGATCATCTTCTAAGGGCTTTAGGGTATGAAAATATGTACATGGTAAGCAATCCTTTTGACTGGATGGAGCTCATCTCGCTGCAAGGGAAGACCAACTTTTTTGAAAAGAGAGTGGGGGAGTACCAGATGGCTTCTGTGATGTCGAGTTTGAATAGCCACGAAGCTAACCATGAGTTCAAGCTGGATGAGGATTTTTAA